In Neomonachus schauinslandi chromosome 6, ASM220157v2, whole genome shotgun sequence, a genomic segment contains:
- the LRRC71 gene encoding leucine-rich repeat-containing protein 71, whose protein sequence is MSGEASAPGASPRAPRPGTQKSSGAVTKKGDRGAKEKPATVLQPVGEEEPKNPEEYQCTGVLETDFAELCTRSGYTDFPKVVPRPRPHPAFVPSASMSEKTTLDDQRLSGSCSLNSLESKYVFFRPTIQVELESEDKAVKEIYIRGWKVEERILGIFSKCLPPLSQLQAINLWKVGLTDKTLTTFIALLPLCASTLRKVSLEGNPLPEQSYHKLMALDSTISHLSLRNNNIDDHGAQLLGQALSTLHSCNRTLVSLNLGFNHIGDAGAGYIADGLRLNRALLWLSLAHNRIQDQGALKLAEVLRPFELTHTEVVERRRLLLEKGSQERSRSPSSSRHGDSKAEREKNPLMGVSNAALAEKSDKTSTTKTPKGLGKKKEKSGNGVKKEEKSGSGQSPTQGTPKKEDATKVGKGKVTIPEQKPSKGKGPKTGNKEKRSFLLESELVAEPSEVLSPLLEPAEHREGKVFMPGNKVLLHLNLIRNRITEVGLEGFLATVQHQAQFSKSKSASKGPVGLLCLSLAKNCFSPQCPPYTMIQELMLPRDPISKAKPREEETTASST, encoded by the exons ATGTCGGGCGAGGCGAGTGCTCCCGGGGCCTCCCCCAGGGCCCCGCGTCCCGGGACCCAGAAGTCGTCCGGCGCAGTGACCAAGAAGGGGGATCGCGGGGCCAAGGAGAAGCCGGCCACCGTCCTGCAGCCGGTGGGCGAGGAGGAGCCCAAGAACCCTG AGGAGTACCAGTGCACCGGGGTCCTCGAGACGGATTTCGCGGAGCTCTGCACGCGTTCCGGCTACACCGACTTCCCCAAAGTTGTCCCCCGGCCTCGCCCGCACCCGGCCTTCGTCCCCTCCGCCTCGATGTCGGAAAAGACCACCTTAG ATGACCAGCGCCTGTCGGGGTCCTGCAGCCTCAACAGTCTGGAGAGCAAATACGTGTTCTTCCGGCCCACCATCCAGGTGGAGCTGGAGTCCGAGGACAAGGCGGTGAAGGAAATCTACATCCGTG GTTGGAAGGTCGAGGAGCGGATCTTGGGTATCTTCTCTAAATGTCTGCCTCCGCTCAGCCAGCTGCAGGCCATCAA CTTGTGGAAAGTGGGCCTGACCGATAAGACCCTGACCACCTTCAttgccctcctgcctctctgcgCATCCACGCTCAG GAAGGTGTCTCTGGAGGGCAACCCGCTGCCCGAGCAGTCCTATCACAAGCTCATGGCGCTGGACAGCAC CATCTCGCACTTGTCCCTGCGGAACAACAACATCGATGACCACGGGGCGCAGCTGCTGGGCCAGGCTCTGTCCACGCTGCACAGCTGCAACCGGACCCTGGTCTCGCTCAACCTGGGCTTCAACCACATCGGGGATGCGGGCGCTGGCTACATCGCGGAT ggccTCCGGCTGAACCGCGCCCTGCTCTGGCTGTCCCTGGCGCACAACCGCATCCAGGACCAGGGCGCCCTGAAGCTGGCCGAG GTCCTGCGCCCCTTCGAGCTGACACACACTGAGGTGGTGGAGCGCCGCCGCCTCCTGCTGGAGAAGGGGTCTCAGGAGCGCTCGCGATCG CCCTCCTCCTCCCGACACGGGGACTCCAAAGCAGAGCGTGAGAAGAACCCCCTGATGGGGGTCAGCAATGCTGCACTGGCCGAAAAGTCAGACAAGACGTCCACAACAAAGACCCCGAAAGGCCTGGGCAAGAAAAAGGAGAAGTCAGGG AACGGggtgaagaaagaggagaagtCAGGGTCAGGGCAGTCACCCACACAGGGGACCCCCAAGAAAGAAGACGCCACCAAGGTGGGCAAGGGAA AGGTCACCATCCCCGAGCAGAAGCCGAGCAAGGGAAAGGGGCCTAAGACCGGGAACAAAGAGAAGCGCAGCTTCCTGCTGGAGTCCGAG CTGGTTGCCGAGCCTTCAGAGGTGCTTAGCCCTCTCCTGGAGCCTGCGGAGCACCGAGAGGGGAAAGTGTTCATGCCCGGGAACAAGGTCCTTTTGCACCTCAACCTCATCC GAAACCGCATCACCGAGGTGGGGTTGGAGGGCTTCCTGGCCACCGTGCAGCACCAGGCCCAGTTCTCCAAGTCCAAGAGCGCGTCCAAGGGCCCCGTGGGGCTGCTGTGCCTGTCGCTGGCG aAAAACTGCTTCTCCCCGCAATGTCCCCCGTACACCATGATCCAGGAGCTGATGCTGCCAAGGGACCCCATCAGTAAGGCCaagcccagggaggaggagacCACGGCTTCCTCCACCtag